In Streptomyces sp. NBC_01439, the following are encoded in one genomic region:
- a CDS encoding glutamate racemase has protein sequence MKIALMDSGIGLLAAAAAVRRLRPDADVVVSSDPDGMPWGPRTPADLTGRALAVARAAAEHRPDALIVACNTASVHALDTLRAELEPAIPVIGTVPAIKPAAAAGGRVAIWATPATTGSTYQRGLIRDFAAGARVTEVPCPGLADAVEKADEAAVAAAVAAAAALTPVDVTDVVLGCTHYELVEGAIRAALAARTRGAELVYHGSAEPVAVQALRRLGLRPEPDLPRTGALTVLRSGREGTLPAAALAYPEGRLLAGQGAPVG, from the coding sequence GTGAAGATCGCGCTCATGGACTCCGGAATCGGCCTCCTCGCAGCGGCCGCGGCGGTACGGCGGCTGCGGCCGGACGCGGACGTCGTCGTGTCCTCCGACCCCGACGGCATGCCGTGGGGTCCGCGCACCCCCGCCGACCTCACCGGGCGGGCACTCGCCGTTGCCCGGGCCGCCGCCGAGCATCGCCCGGACGCGCTGATCGTCGCCTGCAACACGGCGAGCGTGCACGCCCTGGACACCCTCCGGGCGGAACTGGAGCCGGCCATCCCGGTCATCGGGACCGTTCCGGCGATCAAGCCCGCCGCTGCCGCCGGCGGCCGGGTGGCGATCTGGGCCACCCCCGCCACCACCGGCAGCACCTATCAGCGCGGGCTCATCCGCGACTTCGCCGCCGGGGCCCGGGTCACCGAGGTGCCCTGCCCGGGGCTCGCCGACGCGGTGGAAAAGGCCGACGAGGCCGCCGTAGCGGCCGCCGTCGCCGCGGCCGCCGCGCTGACCCCGGTCGATGTGACCGACGTCGTGCTCGGCTGCACGCACTACGAGCTGGTCGAGGGCGCCATCCGGGCCGCGCTCGCCGCGCGGACCCGGGGGGCGGAGCTGGTCTACCACGGCTCCGCCGAGCCGGTCGCGGTCCAGGCGCTGCGCCGCCTCGGGCTGCGACCTGAGCCCGACCTGCCGCGCACGGGCGCACTGACCGTGCTGCGCAGCGGGCGCGAGGGGACCCTGCCCGCCGCCGCGCTCGCGTACCCCGAAGGCAGGCTGCTCGCGGGCCAGGGCGCGCCCGTCGGCTGA
- a CDS encoding ATP-binding protein codes for MISHSRRHCVVELQALPSRIGQIRRIVSAQLRHWELDPLIDRAALGVTELLSNVHRHAQPDKTCTVEIELRLGRLTVSVIDSDPRLPVVHGARAEALETCGRGLALVEALSEAWGARERPDGPGKAVWFSLTAAPARAAPVRPVPVGATPVREPARAVLLAVDPGAVATGLPVASPVGARPG; via the coding sequence GTGATCAGTCATTCCCGCAGGCACTGCGTCGTCGAACTGCAGGCCTTGCCGTCGCGGATCGGCCAAATCCGCAGAATCGTTTCTGCACAACTGCGCCACTGGGAGCTCGACCCGCTCATAGACCGGGCTGCGCTCGGTGTGACGGAGCTACTCAGCAACGTCCACCGCCACGCGCAGCCGGACAAGACCTGCACCGTGGAGATCGAGCTCCGGCTCGGGCGACTGACGGTCTCGGTCATCGACAGCGATCCGCGGCTGCCCGTCGTCCACGGGGCGCGGGCGGAGGCCCTGGAGACCTGCGGCCGCGGGCTCGCCCTGGTGGAGGCGCTCAGCGAGGCCTGGGGGGCGCGCGAGCGGCCCGACGGCCCCGGAAAGGCGGTGTGGTTCTCGCTCACGGCGGCCCCGGCCCGGGCGGCGCCGGTACGGCCGGTCCCCGTCGGGGCCACGCCCGTACGAGAACCAGCGCGTGCGGTGCTCCTGGCCGTCGATCCGGGGGCCGTCGCGACGGGCCTGCCGGTGGCGTCGCCGGTCGGCGCCCGACCCGGGTGA
- a CDS encoding SRPBCC family protein, with protein MARRLRPVGLDFLDDAPVRLVFATTTVAPPEAVYQALAEEVEGWADWFGAVTLARPTHGGAGREIKLTGGVRFHETVMAADPERRYAYRVDTANVPGVRALLEEWRLTPTGTGTHVRWTFAADGPAPFRFGLAVARPGLGHSFRTAVRSLDRRLGARRGAGQ; from the coding sequence ATGGCTCGCCGACTCCGACCGGTGGGGCTCGACTTCCTCGACGACGCGCCGGTCCGGCTGGTCTTCGCCACCACCACCGTGGCGCCCCCCGAGGCCGTGTACCAGGCGCTCGCCGAGGAAGTGGAGGGCTGGGCCGACTGGTTCGGGGCGGTGACCCTGGCCCGCCCCACCCACGGCGGCGCGGGCCGCGAGATCAAGCTGACGGGCGGGGTGCGCTTCCACGAGACCGTCATGGCCGCGGATCCCGAACGGCGGTACGCGTACCGGGTCGACACCGCCAACGTCCCCGGGGTTCGGGCCCTGTTGGAGGAGTGGCGGCTGACCCCGACCGGTACCGGCACGCACGTCCGCTGGACCTTCGCGGCGGACGGGCCCGCCCCGTTCCGCTTCGGCCTGGCCGTCGCCCGCCCGGGCCTGGGCCACTCCTTCCGCACGGCGGTCCGCAGCTTGGACCGGCGGCTCGGCGCCCGGCGCGGGGCGGGTCAGTAG
- a CDS encoding glycosyltransferase, with translation MGLLTAACAAYASLAAWLWLTLARGMFWRTDVRLPPRTAPARWPSVAIVVPARDEAEVLPRSLASLIAQDYPGEAEVVLVDDGSTDGTGELARRLARENPGLPLTVADPGDPAPGWTGKLWALRHGIGIARTAHATEPDFLLLTDADIAHEPDSLRELVAAATSADLDLVSQMARLRVVDPWERLVVPAFVYFFAQLYPFRRINRPSARTAAAAGGCVLLRTTTAVRAGIPDSIRQAVIDDVSLARAVHRSGGRIWLGLAERVDSVRPYPALADLWRMVSRSAYAQLRHQPLLLAGTVAGLVLVYLVPPAALLTGLAAGRPAIAWAGGLAWLLMAGTYVPMLRYYRQPAALAPLLPFTALLYLLMTVDSAVQHYRGRGASWKGRTYARPSDA, from the coding sequence ATGGGCCTCCTCACCGCCGCCTGCGCGGCCTACGCCTCCCTCGCCGCCTGGCTCTGGCTCACCCTCGCCCGGGGCATGTTCTGGCGGACCGACGTCCGCCTCCCCCCGCGCACCGCCCCCGCCCGCTGGCCGTCCGTCGCCATCGTCGTCCCGGCCCGGGACGAGGCCGAGGTACTGCCGCGGAGCCTGGCCTCGCTGATCGCCCAGGACTATCCCGGCGAAGCCGAGGTGGTCCTCGTCGACGACGGCAGCACCGACGGCACGGGCGAACTCGCGCGCCGACTCGCCCGCGAGAACCCGGGGCTCCCCCTCACCGTCGCCGACCCCGGCGACCCCGCCCCCGGCTGGACGGGCAAGCTCTGGGCGCTCCGGCACGGCATCGGGATCGCCCGCACCGCGCACGCCACCGAGCCCGATTTCCTCCTGCTCACCGACGCCGACATCGCGCACGAACCCGACAGTCTGCGCGAATTGGTCGCCGCCGCCACCTCCGCGGACCTCGACCTCGTCTCCCAGATGGCCCGCCTGCGCGTGGTCGACCCGTGGGAACGCCTCGTCGTACCGGCCTTCGTGTACTTCTTCGCCCAGCTCTACCCCTTCCGCCGGATCAACCGGCCCTCCGCCCGGACGGCGGCGGCCGCCGGCGGCTGCGTACTGCTGCGCACCACGACCGCCGTGCGGGCCGGCATCCCCGACTCCATCCGCCAGGCGGTCATCGACGACGTGTCCCTCGCCCGCGCGGTCCACCGCTCCGGCGGTCGGATCTGGCTGGGACTCGCGGAGCGGGTGGACAGCGTGCGCCCGTACCCCGCACTGGCGGACCTGTGGCGGATGGTCTCGCGCAGCGCCTACGCCCAACTGCGCCACCAGCCCCTCCTGCTGGCCGGGACGGTGGCCGGGCTGGTGCTCGTCTACCTCGTGCCCCCGGCCGCCCTGCTGACGGGCCTCGCGGCCGGGCGTCCGGCCATCGCGTGGGCGGGCGGCCTGGCGTGGCTGCTGATGGCCGGCACCTACGTGCCGATGCTCCGGTACTACCGCCAGCCGGCCGCACTCGCTCCGCTGCTTCCGTTCACCGCGCTGCTGTACCTCCTGATGACCGTGGACTCGGCCGTGCAGCACTACCGGGGCCGCGGGGCGTCCTGGAAGGGTCGGACCTATGCCCGCCCCAGTGACGCCTGA
- a CDS encoding PLP-dependent cysteine synthase family protein, with protein MSTTGTTRTTGTTGTTATTVDVDRSDADYRAWLKEAVRKVQADANRSADTHLLRFPLPEAWGIDLYLKDESTHPTGSLKHRLARSLFLYALCNGWIRPGRPVIEASSGSTAVSEAYFAKLIGVPFIAVMPRTTSPEKCRLIEFHGGACHFVDDPMKMYEESAELAARTGGHYMDQFTYAERATDWRGNNNIAESMYQQLRLERYPEPAWIVATAGTGGTSATIARYVHYMQHDTRVCVPDPENSCFFDGWTNNDPDASSDCGSRIEGIGRPRMEPSFVPGAIDRMMKVPDAASVAACRALETAIGRKAGGSTGTGVWSALKIISEMVAEGRTGSVVTLLCDPGDRYLDKYYSDEWLVAQGLDIAPYTKTIDTLLTTGVWREPSA; from the coding sequence ATGAGCACCACCGGCACCACCAGAACCACCGGTACCACCGGTACGACTGCCACGACCGTCGACGTCGATCGCAGCGACGCGGACTACCGGGCCTGGCTGAAGGAGGCCGTCCGCAAGGTCCAGGCCGACGCCAACCGCTCCGCCGACACCCACCTGCTGCGCTTCCCGCTCCCCGAGGCGTGGGGCATCGACCTCTACCTCAAGGACGAGTCCACGCACCCGACGGGCTCCCTCAAGCACCGCCTCGCGCGCTCGCTGTTCCTCTACGCGCTCTGCAACGGCTGGATCCGCCCCGGCCGGCCGGTCATCGAGGCCTCCTCCGGCTCCACCGCCGTCTCCGAGGCGTACTTCGCCAAGCTGATCGGCGTCCCCTTCATCGCCGTCATGCCGCGCACGACCAGCCCGGAGAAGTGCCGCCTCATCGAATTCCACGGCGGCGCGTGCCACTTCGTGGACGACCCGATGAAGATGTACGAGGAGTCGGCCGAGCTCGCCGCCCGAACGGGCGGGCACTACATGGACCAGTTCACGTACGCGGAGCGGGCCACCGACTGGCGCGGCAACAACAACATCGCCGAATCGATGTACCAGCAGCTGCGCTTGGAGCGGTACCCCGAGCCCGCCTGGATCGTGGCGACCGCCGGCACCGGCGGTACCTCGGCGACCATCGCGCGCTACGTGCACTACATGCAGCACGACACCCGCGTCTGCGTGCCCGACCCGGAGAACTCCTGTTTCTTCGACGGCTGGACCAACAACGACCCGGACGCGAGCAGCGATTGCGGCTCGCGCATCGAGGGCATCGGCCGGCCGCGGATGGAGCCGAGCTTCGTGCCCGGGGCCATCGACCGGATGATGAAGGTCCCGGACGCGGCGAGCGTCGCCGCCTGCCGCGCGCTGGAGACGGCCATAGGGCGCAAGGCGGGCGGCTCGACCGGCACCGGCGTGTGGAGCGCCCTGAAGATCATCTCGGAGATGGTGGCGGAGGGTCGCACGGGTAGCGTCGTCACTCTGCTGTGCGACCCGGGCGACCGCTACCTGGACAAGTACTACTCCGACGAGTGGCTGGTGGCGCAGGGGCTCGACATCGCCCCCTACACGAAGACCATCGACACGCTGCTGACGACCGGGGTCTGGCGCGAACCGTCCGCCTGA
- a CDS encoding ATP-binding cassette domain-containing protein, with protein MRAPLATTQIVLSEVTKGYDTRVVLDRVSCTVRPGERVGVVGDNGSGKSTLLRLLAGRERPDRGEVTVTAPGGLGHLAQTLDLPPTARVGDAVDDALADLRVLERRIRAAESLLHRAGPEELVAYGDLLAAYEARGGRDARRRVAATLRRLGERAELDPDRPLGTLSGGQRSRLALAAALAAEPELLLLDEPTNGLDDEAVAWLEEHLLAHRGTVVAVTHDRLFLDRVTTAVLEVDQDSRTVRRYGNGYAGYRTARAAERARREREYEQWREDVRDAERLADTNIGRFAAIPRKQPRGFSGAGAFRARSRTHGAASRIRAARERLHRLTEHPLAPPPRPLVFTGRFTDGSGGVVEVADAALPGRLAPVSLTLPPGERLLVTGPNGVGKSTLLHLLAGELEPARGGVRTPSRVGLLRQDDPWQREPRSAVQVFGQEYADQVAGHGLLAPDDLTRPVRALSAGQRRKLELARLVAHPLDLLLLDEPTNHLAPAVVEELEVALARFGGTLVLVTHDRRLRAAFRGRRLELQREPATASR; from the coding sequence TTGCGTGCTCCACTCGCCACCACCCAGATCGTCCTGTCCGAGGTCACCAAGGGATACGACACCCGCGTCGTCCTGGACCGCGTGAGCTGTACGGTCCGGCCCGGCGAGCGGGTCGGCGTCGTCGGCGACAACGGCTCCGGCAAGTCCACCCTGCTCCGGCTCCTTGCCGGACGGGAGCGCCCCGACCGCGGAGAGGTCACCGTCACCGCCCCTGGCGGCCTCGGGCACCTCGCGCAGACCCTCGACCTCCCGCCGACCGCCCGGGTCGGCGATGCCGTCGACGACGCCCTCGCGGACCTCCGAGTCCTGGAGCGCCGGATCCGCGCCGCGGAATCCCTGCTCCACCGGGCCGGCCCCGAGGAACTCGTCGCGTACGGAGACCTCCTGGCCGCCTACGAGGCCCGCGGCGGCCGTGATGCGCGGCGGCGGGTCGCGGCTACCCTGCGCCGCCTCGGCGAACGGGCCGAGCTCGACCCGGACCGCCCGCTCGGCACCCTGTCCGGTGGTCAGCGCTCCCGGCTCGCGCTCGCGGCGGCCCTCGCCGCCGAGCCGGAACTGCTGCTGCTCGACGAACCCACCAACGGCCTCGACGACGAGGCGGTCGCCTGGTTGGAGGAACATCTGCTCGCCCACCGCGGCACCGTCGTCGCCGTCACCCACGACCGGCTCTTCCTCGACCGCGTTACGACCGCCGTCCTCGAAGTGGACCAGGACAGTCGGACGGTACGCCGCTACGGCAACGGCTACGCGGGCTACCGCACGGCCCGCGCCGCCGAACGGGCCCGCCGGGAGCGGGAGTACGAGCAGTGGCGCGAGGACGTGCGGGACGCCGAGCGCCTCGCCGACACCAACATCGGGCGGTTCGCCGCGATCCCGCGGAAGCAGCCGCGCGGCTTCAGCGGGGCCGGCGCCTTCCGTGCCCGGTCCCGGACCCACGGCGCCGCGAGCCGCATCCGCGCCGCCCGCGAACGGCTGCACCGGCTGACCGAGCACCCCCTCGCACCGCCCCCGCGCCCGCTGGTCTTCACCGGCCGGTTCACCGATGGCTCGGGGGGAGTGGTGGAGGTCGCCGACGCGGCCCTGCCGGGACGCCTCGCGCCCGTCTCGCTCACGCTGCCGCCGGGGGAGCGGCTCCTGGTGACCGGGCCCAACGGCGTAGGCAAGTCCACCCTGTTGCACCTGCTCGCGGGAGAACTGGAGCCCGCGCGGGGCGGCGTACGGACCCCGTCGCGGGTCGGGCTGCTCCGGCAGGACGACCCCTGGCAGCGTGAACCGCGCTCCGCCGTCCAGGTGTTCGGCCAGGAGTACGCCGACCAGGTGGCGGGTCACGGACTGCTCGCCCCGGACGACCTCACCCGACCCGTGCGCGCCCTCTCCGCCGGTCAGCGCCGCAAGTTGGAGCTGGCCCGGCTGGTGGCGCACCCCCTCGACCTGTTGCTGCTGGACGAGCCCACGAACCACCTGGCCCCGGCCGTGGTGGAGGAACTGGAGGTGGCCCTGGCCCGCTTCGGCGGCACCCTGGTCCTGGTCACGCACGACCGGCGGCTGCGCGCGGCCTTCCGGGGGCGGCGCCTGGAGCTTCAGCGGGAGCCGGCCACCGCGAGTCGCTGA
- a CDS encoding Rv1733c family protein has translation MRTALGVWRWRRNPLRRPTDLFEAWVAFAALVCVLVVAPAIGWVAGLRVDGTLQQAAHQQRQERHLVPAVVLRPAPESAVAAGASANASADASTQRTAPHRTQIVAAWTAPDGSSHQGTVPAAEEPPRPGERFRIWTDARGRLVGQPLDPSAAVFHAGMAGLAAAICVATLVETVRRLVVRRLMHQRYIRLDRAWAAAGPDWGRAGAGS, from the coding sequence GTGCGGACAGCATTGGGTGTGTGGCGTTGGCGGCGCAATCCGCTGCGGCGGCCGACCGACCTCTTCGAGGCGTGGGTGGCGTTCGCCGCGCTGGTGTGCGTCCTGGTGGTGGCCCCGGCCATCGGCTGGGTTGCGGGCCTGCGGGTGGACGGTACCCTTCAGCAGGCCGCGCACCAGCAGCGGCAGGAGCGCCATCTCGTCCCGGCGGTGGTCCTGCGGCCCGCCCCGGAGTCGGCGGTGGCTGCGGGTGCCTCCGCGAACGCCTCGGCCGACGCGTCGACACAGCGGACGGCCCCGCACCGTACGCAGATCGTGGCCGCGTGGACCGCGCCGGACGGCAGCAGCCACCAGGGCACGGTGCCGGCCGCGGAGGAACCGCCGCGTCCCGGCGAGCGGTTCCGGATCTGGACCGACGCGCGCGGCCGGCTGGTGGGGCAGCCGCTCGACCCGTCCGCGGCCGTGTTCCACGCGGGGATGGCGGGGCTGGCCGCCGCGATCTGCGTGGCCACCCTGGTGGAGACGGTCCGGCGGCTGGTCGTACGAAGGCTCATGCATCAGCGGTACATACGTCTGGACCGGGCCTGGGCGGCGGCAGGGCCGGACTGGGGCCGAGCGGGCGCGGGCAGCTGA
- a CDS encoding DUF6643 family protein: MTSPRSTYGGGYYSAPSFPDTPIYDSLVAERGTPQIAPIRVPAAYESPSAGYSSGGYLPALASSMPALPPAQPQQQQTSGYGYPYQQQSAPQPMPLQQAPAPYIPQQQPMAARGGFVQQPQPQQPRPVAMATGYEAMRPAAPRPMQVPAPVPAASYEDPYGRPYQGRGY, translated from the coding sequence ATGACCTCCCCCCGCTCCACTTATGGCGGCGGTTACTACTCCGCGCCCTCCTTCCCGGACACCCCCATCTACGACTCCCTCGTCGCCGAACGCGGCACTCCGCAGATCGCCCCGATCCGCGTCCCGGCCGCCTACGAGTCCCCGAGTGCCGGATACTCGAGCGGCGGGTATCTGCCGGCTCTCGCGTCATCGATGCCCGCGTTGCCGCCGGCCCAGCCCCAGCAACAACAGACCTCGGGGTACGGATACCCGTACCAGCAGCAGTCGGCTCCGCAGCCGATGCCGCTGCAGCAGGCGCCCGCCCCGTACATCCCGCAGCAGCAGCCGATGGCGGCCCGCGGCGGATTCGTGCAGCAGCCCCAGCCGCAGCAGCCCCGCCCGGTCGCCATGGCCACCGGGTACGAGGCGATGCGCCCGGCCGCGCCGCGCCCGATGCAGGTGCCCGCACCGGTGCCGGCCGCCTCGTACGAGGACCCGTACGGCCGCCCGTACCAGGGGCGCGGCTACTGA
- a CDS encoding MOSC domain-containing protein has product MSNLHVQALHVHPVKSVAGTAPDEVVVEPWGLSGDRRWALIDPEGTVITQRRHPRLALAAARPAGGGGIAVTAPGIAQELFVEVPEPGPLEPVVLFGKKVETVAAATTAADWFSTYLGEPVRLVHMDDPAVRRPVDPDYALPGEMVSLADGYPLLITTLASLDALNSLIAQGDHPEEGPLPMNRFRPNVVVSGAEAWAEDDWLHIAIGDAVFRGVRECGRCVVTTTDQETAERGKEPLKTLAKHRRIGRSLAFGRQLVPIRLGTVRVGDEVRVLA; this is encoded by the coding sequence ATGTCGAACTTGCACGTGCAGGCGCTCCACGTCCATCCCGTCAAATCGGTAGCGGGGACCGCTCCCGACGAGGTGGTCGTGGAGCCCTGGGGTCTGTCCGGGGACCGGCGTTGGGCACTGATCGATCCCGAGGGCACGGTCATCACCCAGCGTCGCCATCCCCGCCTCGCCCTGGCCGCGGCCCGTCCCGCGGGCGGCGGCGGGATCGCCGTGACGGCGCCGGGCATAGCGCAGGAGCTGTTCGTGGAGGTGCCCGAGCCGGGTCCGCTGGAACCGGTGGTGTTGTTCGGGAAGAAGGTCGAGACCGTGGCCGCGGCGACCACCGCGGCCGACTGGTTCAGCACGTACCTCGGGGAGCCGGTACGGCTGGTGCACATGGATGATCCGGCAGTACGTCGTCCGGTGGATCCGGACTACGCCCTGCCGGGCGAGATGGTGAGCTTGGCCGACGGCTATCCGCTGCTGATCACCACGCTCGCCTCGCTCGACGCGCTCAACTCGCTGATCGCCCAGGGGGACCATCCCGAGGAAGGCCCCCTTCCGATGAATCGTTTCCGCCCCAATGTGGTGGTTTCGGGGGCCGAGGCGTGGGCGGAGGACGACTGGCTCCACATCGCGATCGGCGATGCCGTCTTCCGCGGGGTGCGCGAATGCGGCCGGTGCGTCGTCACCACCACCGACCAGGAGACGGCCGAGCGGGGCAAGGAGCCCCTGAAAACTTTGGCCAAGCACCGGCGGATCGGTCGGTCGCTCGCGTTCGGGCGGCAATTGGTACCGATTCGACTGGGTACGGTGCGCGTCGGTGACGAGGTCCGGGTCCTCGCGTGA
- a CDS encoding right-handed parallel beta-helix repeat-containing protein gives MVQGTVQVTHGGTSRWRRRSGEYPTLTAALAVAGDGDVLTIAPGTYRENLVLDHAVTLRGPEGAAGSVRIAPLDGVALTLRASAAVQDLYLEGQDRAAPALLVEDGCPELTDLRVSTHSAAGIEVRGSGARPLVRRCTVENPAGVGIAVLEGGGGVFEECEVVAAGQTGVSVRGGGRPRLERCRIHHATGAGIGITGEGSGLEALGCEVYEIKGAGVQIAARATARLTDCSVHRTSADGVTLDTDAVLTLAGCDIHDIPENAVDLRSRSMLTLSRTTVRRFGRNGLSVWDPGTRVDAESCEIHDSTGDYPAVWISDGATVSLDSCRVHDVPDALFVLDRGSRVDVVDSDLSQVRNTAVSVSDGATAQLDDCRIREAATGAWFRDHGSSGTLAGCTIDAVQTGVIVTKGADPTLERCTVTSPAEAGFYVSAGGRGTFTACRVTSSSGFGFHVMDGCRTTLTRCHTERCARGGYEFAEDGPTVEECTGDGSGAGPAARSAPGGTTAGARAGVRTASGTQGPAARPAQAPPPSVPRPADGAQAGPAAAPRESGEMLGRLDALVGLDSVKREVRALTDMIEVGRRRQQAGLKAASVRRHLVFTGSPGTGKTTVARLYGEILASLGVLERGHLVEVSRVDLVGEHIGSTAIRTQEAFDRARGGVLFIDEAYALAPEDSGRDFGREAIDTLVKLMEDHRDAVVVIVAGYTAEMERFLTVNPGVASRFSRTITFGDYGPGELLRIVEQQAEEHEYRLGDGTSQALLTYFTELPKGPAFGNGRTARQTFESMVERHAGRVAQLAEPSTDELTLLFPADLPALPALPVQPAPC, from the coding sequence ATGGTTCAGGGCACGGTCCAGGTAACACACGGCGGGACTTCGCGGTGGCGGCGCCGCTCCGGTGAGTATCCGACGCTGACCGCTGCGCTCGCCGTAGCGGGCGACGGGGACGTGCTGACGATCGCCCCCGGCACCTACCGCGAGAACCTGGTGCTGGACCATGCCGTCACCCTGCGCGGGCCCGAGGGCGCGGCGGGGTCGGTGCGGATCGCCCCGCTCGACGGGGTCGCACTGACCCTGCGCGCCTCGGCCGCGGTCCAGGACCTTTATCTGGAGGGCCAGGACCGGGCGGCGCCCGCACTGCTGGTGGAGGACGGCTGTCCCGAGCTCACCGACCTGCGGGTGAGCACCCACTCCGCCGCCGGCATCGAGGTACGCGGCTCGGGAGCCCGCCCCCTGGTGCGACGGTGCACCGTGGAGAATCCGGCCGGCGTCGGCATCGCCGTACTGGAAGGTGGCGGCGGGGTGTTCGAGGAGTGCGAGGTCGTGGCCGCCGGACAGACCGGCGTCTCGGTGCGCGGCGGCGGCCGGCCCCGGCTGGAGCGGTGCCGGATCCACCACGCCACGGGCGCGGGCATCGGCATCACGGGCGAGGGCTCGGGGCTGGAAGCTCTGGGCTGCGAGGTGTACGAGATCAAGGGCGCCGGGGTGCAGATCGCCGCGCGCGCCACGGCCCGGCTCACCGACTGCTCGGTGCACCGCACCTCCGCCGACGGGGTCACGCTCGACACCGACGCGGTGCTCACCCTGGCCGGCTGCGACATCCACGACATCCCGGAGAACGCGGTCGATCTGCGGTCCCGTTCGATGCTCACCCTCAGCCGCACCACCGTGCGCCGGTTCGGCCGCAACGGCCTGTCCGTGTGGGACCCGGGCACCCGGGTGGACGCCGAGTCCTGCGAGATCCACGACAGTACGGGTGACTATCCGGCGGTGTGGATCAGTGACGGGGCCACGGTCTCCCTCGACTCCTGCCGGGTGCACGACGTACCGGACGCGCTGTTCGTGCTGGACCGCGGGTCGCGGGTCGACGTGGTCGACAGCGATCTGTCCCAGGTGCGCAACACCGCCGTCTCCGTGAGCGACGGGGCCACCGCGCAGCTCGACGACTGCCGGATCCGCGAGGCGGCGACCGGGGCCTGGTTCCGCGACCACGGCAGCAGCGGCACGCTCGCCGGCTGCACCATCGACGCCGTGCAGACCGGTGTGATCGTCACCAAGGGCGCCGACCCCACCCTGGAGCGGTGCACGGTCACCTCCCCCGCCGAGGCCGGTTTCTACGTGTCGGCGGGCGGCCGGGGCACCTTCACGGCCTGCCGGGTGACGAGCAGTTCCGGCTTCGGCTTCCACGTCATGGACGGCTGCCGCACCACGCTGACGCGCTGCCACACCGAGCGCTGTGCCCGCGGGGGCTACGAGTTCGCCGAGGACGGGCCGACCGTCGAGGAGTGCACCGGCGACGGGTCCGGCGCTGGTCCCGCCGCCCGGTCCGCCCCCGGGGGCACGACCGCCGGTGCGCGGGCGGGCGTCCGTACGGCCAGCGGGACGCAGGGCCCCGCGGCGCGGCCGGCGCAGGCACCCCCGCCTTCCGTACCGCGGCCCGCGGACGGGGCGCAGGCCGGGCCGGCCGCCGCCCCGCGGGAGTCCGGCGAGATGCTGGGCCGGCTCGACGCTCTGGTGGGCCTGGACAGCGTCAAACGCGAGGTGCGGGCACTCACCGACATGATCGAGGTCGGCCGCCGGCGGCAGCAGGCGGGCTTGAAGGCCGCCTCGGTGCGCCGGCACCTGGTCTTCACCGGCTCCCCCGGCACCGGCAAGACCACGGTCGCCCGGCTGTACGGGGAGATCCTCGCCTCGCTCGGGGTGCTGGAGCGCGGGCACCTGGTCGAGGTGTCCCGGGTGGACCTGGTCGGCGAGCACATCGGCTCCACGGCGATCCGTACGCAGGAGGCCTTCGACCGGGCGCGCGGCGGGGTGCTGTTCATCGACGAGGCGTACGCGCTGGCGCCGGAGGACTCGGGCCGGGACTTCGGGCGCGAGGCGATCGACACGCTGGTGAAGCTGATGGAGGACCACCGGGACGCGGTGGTCGTGATCGTCGCCGGGTACACGGCGGAGATGGAGCGGTTCCTGACGGTGAATCCGGGGGTGGCCTCGCGGTTCTCCCGGACCATCACCTTCGGCGACTACGGTCCCGGGGAACTGCTGCGGATCGTGGAGCAGCAGGCGGAGGAGCACGAGTACCGGCTCGGGGACGGTACGTCGCAGGCCTTGCTGACGTACTTCACGGAGCTGCCCAAGGGCCCGGCCTTCGGCAACGGCCGCACGGCCCGCCAGACCTTCGAGTCGATGGTGGAACGGCACGCGGGCCGGGTGGCCCAGCTCGCGGAGCCCAGTACGGACGAGCTCACCCTGCTGTTCCCGGCGGATCTGCCGGCGCTACCGGCGCTGCCGGTCCAGCCCGCTCCTTGCTGA